One window of the Rhipicephalus sanguineus isolate Rsan-2018 chromosome 4, BIME_Rsan_1.4, whole genome shotgun sequence genome contains the following:
- the LOC125758376 gene encoding uncharacterized protein LOC125758376, whose amino-acid sequence MPRPTSKTELRRVMGMANYLARFVPRMAEVLQPLSLMLSSRHEFVWGPAQEAAFTKWKTLLSSDPVLGMYDPDMETVVTADASSYGLGAVLRQRQKDGRDLTVADALSRSPLPRTESMELEAEIQGYLRLVASSVPVTAPSLHLVALEQEQDPDKPIEERVQPRRAAHGEETAHCPTHVQRKPPAPDAGLPRTGIFREVAASAPEERLRPAPWSARSARAVRRNRRMDRRPTKRRGRSRKCRRAQVVLDRLRGNFPTQKSHSSCPAASDQFRRRPRGNAANSGIARNMQ is encoded by the exons ATGCCACGCCCGACGTCCAAGACAGAGTTACGGCGCGTGATGGGCATGGCAAATTATCTGGCCCGCTTTGTCCCACGCATGGCGGAAGTCCTCCAGCCTCTTTCTCTGATGTTGAGCTCAAGACATGAATTTGTGTGGGGTCCCGCGCAAGAAGCCGCCTTCACGAAGTGGAAGACTCTTCTTTCATCGGACCCTGTCTTGGGAATGTACGATCCAGATATGGAAACAGTGGTGACAGCAGACGCCTCATCATACGGTCTCGGAGCTGTCctgcgccaaagacagaaagaCG GCCGGGACCTGACGGTGGCGGACGCCCTTTCTCGGTCACCTCTTCCACGAACGGAATCCATGGAACTGGAGGCCGAAATCCAAGGCTATCTTCGACTGGTGGCCTCGTCAGTTCCAGTAACAGCGCCAAGTTTACATCTAGTCGCCCTGGAGCAAGAGCAAGATCCG GACAAGCCCATTGAAGAACGGGTACAGCCCCGCCGAGCTGCTCATGGGGAGGAGACTGCGCACTGCCCTACCCACGTCCAGCGAAAACCTCCAGCCCCGGACGCTGGACTTCCAAGAACTGGCATCTTTCGAGAGGTCGCAGCGTCAGCGCCAGAAGAAAGACTACGACCGGCGCCATGGAGTGCGCGATCTGCCAGAGCTGTCCGAAGGAACAGACGTATGGATCGTAGACCTACAAAAAGAAGGGGTCGTTCGAGGAAGTGCCGACGAGCCCAGGTCGTACTGGATCGACTCCGGGGAAACTTCCCTACGCAGAAATCGCACTCATCTTGTCCCGCTGCCTCCGACCAGTTCAGAAGACGGCCGAGGGGCAACGCCGCTAACAGCGGAATCGCCAGAAATATGCAGTGA